In Salinirussus salinus, the following proteins share a genomic window:
- a CDS encoding APC family permease, with translation MSSEPSGTNIEGEAPDAGPVVETDEATITEDAELERTLGLTGGLAIGIGTMIGAGIFVFPGLAGAEVGTAATVSFAVGGLIALLVALPTSELATAMPKSGGGYYFVSRGLGTLAGTVIGLSLWLGLVFATAFYLVGLGFYALDALAEVGVTVGANPGLVVSVIAVLAGAGFTALNVTGTENAAKLQNGIVALLLSMLVVFLAFGMLDSLGIVDAGTPPGEARNVWSVVPVMSVAALVFTSYLGFAQVATVAGEMRNPGRNLPLAMVGSVLVVTVLYVLTIFVATSVFTQDGLATAGETAMVAVGRELLGLPGALVIVVGGLLATMSSANASILSTSRAIYGVSKDALLPRWASRINLRYGTPHVALGLAGGPVIVLAATRQVQLLAEVASFLHLVMYGLMCVALVAIRRDRPDWYDPEFRVPGGPVVPVAGALASFGLIAFMDPTSIAIGVAVVVVTAGWYFYYARDVKLRGAL, from the coding sequence ATGAGTTCCGAGCCGAGCGGGACCAACATCGAGGGCGAGGCCCCGGACGCGGGGCCGGTCGTCGAAACCGACGAGGCGACGATCACCGAGGACGCGGAACTGGAGCGGACGCTCGGGCTGACCGGCGGGCTCGCGATCGGCATCGGCACGATGATCGGCGCCGGCATCTTCGTGTTTCCCGGGCTGGCCGGGGCGGAAGTCGGCACGGCCGCGACGGTCTCCTTCGCGGTCGGCGGCCTCATCGCGTTGCTGGTGGCACTCCCCACCTCCGAGCTTGCGACGGCCATGCCGAAAAGCGGCGGCGGGTACTACTTCGTCTCGCGCGGGCTCGGAACCCTCGCGGGGACGGTCATCGGACTCTCGCTGTGGCTCGGGCTCGTGTTCGCGACGGCCTTCTATCTGGTCGGTCTGGGCTTCTACGCGCTCGACGCCCTCGCGGAGGTCGGGGTCACCGTCGGCGCGAATCCGGGCCTCGTCGTGTCGGTCATCGCCGTCCTCGCGGGCGCCGGGTTCACGGCCCTGAACGTCACCGGCACCGAGAACGCGGCCAAGCTCCAGAACGGCATCGTCGCCCTGCTCCTGTCCATGCTGGTCGTCTTCCTCGCGTTCGGGATGCTCGACTCGCTCGGGATCGTCGACGCCGGAACGCCCCCCGGAGAGGCCCGGAACGTCTGGTCCGTGGTCCCGGTCATGTCCGTCGCGGCGCTGGTGTTCACCTCCTATCTCGGCTTCGCCCAGGTCGCGACCGTCGCCGGGGAGATGAGAAACCCCGGGCGGAACCTCCCGCTGGCGATGGTCGGCTCGGTACTGGTCGTCACGGTGCTGTACGTGCTGACGATCTTCGTTGCGACGAGCGTCTTCACCCAGGACGGGCTGGCGACCGCCGGCGAGACGGCGATGGTCGCGGTCGGCCGGGAGCTGCTCGGGTTACCCGGCGCGCTCGTGATCGTCGTCGGCGGCCTCCTGGCGACGATGTCCTCCGCGAACGCGTCGATCCTCAGCACCTCCCGGGCGATCTACGGCGTCTCGAAGGACGCACTCCTGCCGCGGTGGGCCAGCCGCATCAACCTCAGGTACGGCACCCCACACGTCGCACTCGGGCTGGCCGGCGGCCCCGTTATCGTCCTCGCGGCGACCCGGCAGGTCCAGTTGCTCGCCGAGGTCGCCTCCTTCCTGCATCTGGTCATGTACGGGCTGATGTGCGTCGCGCTGGTGGCCATCCGCCGGGACAGGCCCGACTGGTACGACCCGGAGTTCCGGGTGCCCGGCGGGCCGGTCGTCCCGGTCGCGGGTGCGCTCGCGAGCTTCGGGCTCATCGCGTTCATGGACCCGACATCGATCGCCATCGGGGTCGCCGTCGTCGTCGTCACGGCAGGCTGGTACTTCTATTACGCTCGCGACGTGAAACTCAGAGGGGCTCTGTGA
- a CDS encoding 1,4-dihydroxy-2-naphthoyl-CoA synthase, giving the protein MVSELFDPEAWEPVEALDLRDITYHHGADVPAARVAFDRPAVRNAFRPETVDELYTALDHARRQPDIGCVLLTGNGPSEKDGGWAFCSGGDQSIRGESGYEYEDEDSEAAQAGVGRLHILEVQRLIRFMPKPVVCVAPGWAAGGGHSLHVVCDLTLASENAKFKQTDADVASYDAGFGSAYLARQVGQKAAREIFFLGRTYDAAEAAEMGMVNEVVPHEELEDVALEWADEITRKSPMAIRMLKYAFNMADDGMVGQQVFAGEATRLGYMTEEGQEGRNAFNEGREPNFRQFPWHF; this is encoded by the coding sequence ATGGTCTCTGAGCTGTTCGACCCCGAGGCGTGGGAGCCCGTCGAGGCGCTGGACCTGCGCGACATCACCTACCACCACGGCGCCGACGTGCCCGCGGCCCGGGTCGCGTTCGACCGGCCGGCGGTGCGCAACGCCTTCCGGCCGGAGACGGTCGACGAACTCTACACCGCGCTGGACCACGCCCGCCGGCAGCCCGACATCGGCTGTGTCCTCCTGACGGGGAACGGCCCCTCGGAGAAGGACGGCGGCTGGGCCTTCTGCTCGGGCGGGGACCAGTCCATCCGCGGCGAGTCCGGCTACGAGTACGAGGACGAGGACAGCGAGGCCGCCCAGGCGGGGGTCGGCCGCCTGCACATCCTCGAGGTCCAGCGGCTCATCCGCTTCATGCCCAAACCCGTCGTGTGTGTCGCGCCCGGCTGGGCCGCGGGCGGCGGCCACTCGCTACACGTCGTCTGTGACCTGACACTGGCGAGCGAGAACGCGAAGTTCAAACAGACCGACGCCGACGTCGCCTCCTACGACGCCGGCTTCGGGTCGGCCTATCTCGCCCGCCAGGTCGGCCAGAAGGCCGCCCGGGAGATCTTCTTCCTCGGGCGGACCTACGACGCCGCCGAGGCGGCGGAGATGGGGATGGTCAACGAGGTCGTCCCCCACGAGGAGCTGGAGGACGTCGCGCTCGAGTGGGCCGACGAGATCACCCGCAAGTCGCCGATGGCGATCCGAATGCTGAAGTACGCCTTCAACATGGCAGACGACGGGATGGTCGGCCAGCAGGTCTTCGCCGGCGAGGCCACCCGGCTGGGCTACATGACCGAGGAGGGCCAGGAGGGACGCAACGCCTTCAACGAGGGACGGGAGCCGAACTTCCGGCAGTTTCCCTGGCACTTCTGA
- a CDS encoding universal stress protein, translated as MTRVLVPVAVLEGATVSSGLMTLLGTVDVTVLGYHVLPEQTPPDQARLQYEERATSALEDLVEEFRSAGGAADHRLVFTHDREQTVNRVADEVDARAYAISGVTGDVDRLLVSLSGDVAVDRVLAFVVEVIGDREVGVTLLLAGTADGAADRLDAAAERLREAGLSVETRLEREGSTFDALMNAVPDHDAVVMGESAPSLRSLVFGEEADRVASASVGPVLVVRADEPTDGDAG; from the coding sequence ATGACACGAGTACTCGTTCCCGTCGCGGTCCTCGAGGGAGCGACCGTCTCATCCGGGTTGATGACCCTGCTCGGGACGGTCGACGTGACCGTCCTCGGCTATCACGTCCTCCCCGAACAGACGCCGCCGGACCAGGCCCGCCTCCAGTACGAGGAGCGCGCTACCTCGGCGCTGGAGGACCTGGTCGAGGAGTTCCGGTCGGCCGGCGGGGCCGCCGACCACCGGCTCGTGTTCACTCACGACCGGGAACAGACCGTGAACAGGGTCGCCGACGAGGTCGACGCCCGGGCGTACGCCATCTCCGGAGTGACCGGCGACGTCGACCGGCTGCTCGTCTCGCTGTCCGGCGACGTCGCGGTGGACCGGGTCCTGGCCTTCGTCGTGGAGGTCATCGGGGACCGCGAGGTCGGCGTGACGCTGCTGCTGGCGGGCACAGCGGACGGGGCGGCGGACCGGCTCGACGCGGCCGCCGAACGGCTCCGCGAGGCCGGCCTCTCCGTGGAGACGAGACTCGAACGGGAGGGCTCCACGTTCGACGCACTGATGAACGCCGTCCCGGACCACGACGCGGTCGTCATGGGTGAGTCGGCCCCCTCGCTGCGCTCGCTCGTGTTCGGGGAGGAGGCCGACCGCGTCGCGTCGGCGTCGGTCGGACCGGTTCTGGTGGTTCGGGCCGACGAGCCCACCGACGGGGACGCGGGGTAA
- a CDS encoding carbohydrate kinase family protein produces the protein MPYDRLARKLAGRETAALTTLPDGSVDYFCTVAENGDRRIESRDAFARAVLDERDSLRFRVDTVEPGGQAVNAAMQLHALGDPVTCYGHLDAPAFESLPFETVSMGEPSEVYVLTFDDRDLMLARNTDLAEWTLADLDGEADLSTVFAADGICCSNWVSSPGLERAFHRLGRLDVPRVPFVFDPGDVVGHDAEAVEALHEAMSALQDTFDVVYNANRAEVEATAAPLSGTYDDDLDRLAAVREETGIAAAVMHARDEAAAATPDGRVRVANYRVDAPERHTGGGDRFTGGLAHALACGWDWDVALAMGNACAVTYVESGTTGDVDDLVEFVHTHASET, from the coding sequence ATGCCGTACGACCGTCTCGCGCGGAAGCTGGCCGGCCGGGAGACGGCGGCGCTGACGACGCTGCCGGACGGGAGCGTCGACTACTTCTGTACCGTCGCGGAGAACGGCGACCGGCGCATCGAGTCGCGCGACGCGTTCGCCCGGGCGGTGCTGGACGAGCGGGATTCGCTTCGGTTTCGCGTCGACACGGTCGAGCCCGGCGGCCAGGCGGTCAACGCGGCGATGCAACTACACGCGCTCGGCGACCCGGTCACCTGCTACGGCCACCTCGACGCGCCCGCGTTCGAGTCGCTCCCCTTCGAGACGGTTTCGATGGGCGAGCCGTCCGAAGTCTACGTGCTTACCTTCGACGACAGGGACCTCATGCTCGCCAGGAACACCGACCTCGCGGAGTGGACGCTCGCGGATCTCGACGGAGAGGCCGACCTCTCGACGGTGTTCGCCGCCGACGGTATCTGCTGTAGCAACTGGGTCTCGTCCCCGGGGCTCGAACGCGCCTTCCACCGGCTGGGTCGGCTGGACGTTCCGCGGGTCCCGTTCGTTTTCGACCCGGGCGACGTCGTCGGCCACGACGCCGAGGCGGTCGAGGCACTGCACGAGGCGATGAGTGCTCTCCAGGACACGTTCGACGTCGTCTACAACGCGAACAGGGCAGAGGTCGAAGCGACGGCCGCGCCGCTTTCGGGAACGTACGACGACGACCTCGACCGGCTCGCCGCGGTCCGGGAAGAGACGGGTATCGCGGCCGCCGTCATGCACGCCAGAGACGAGGCGGCCGCGGCAACGCCCGACGGGCGAGTGCGGGTCGCCAACTACCGGGTCGACGCGCCGGAGCGACACACCGGCGGCGGCGACCGGTTCACCGGCGGTCTGGCCCACGCACTGGCGTGTGGCTGGGACTGGGACGTAGCGCTGGCGATGGGAAACGCCTGCGCGGTCACGTACGTGGAGTCGGGGACTACCGGTGACGTCGACGACCTCGTCGAGTTCGTCCACACCCACGCGAGCGAAACCTGA
- a CDS encoding tyrosine-type recombinase/integrase has translation MSPSATQPDPPEMSVAEAVDRYLAKRQTDSTARTLRSYRSRLELFAQWAEKNGIERVGDLTPWHIDTYDLTQRESGAAPTTIKSRLSTVKMLLEYCASIGAVDDDLAESIDVPNLDRAEEQSEERLAPEDAVAALSFFRDSRAYYGRPMHAFLELAWHTGARVGSIRGMDLPDYHPDEQYVEVVHRPSTGTPLKNKGQGERRIGLSDAVCDVLDTYIDRERWDQRDEHGREPLFCARQGRPSFTTLRAWSYRATQPCLWTECPHGRHPDTCEWTERTHVSKCPSSRSPHRIRTGSITWQLNRGLDIELVGERVNASPSVIRKHYDQATDAEEFEERRRAAETALDVDDSDDEDDQEDDHSEDDSA, from the coding sequence GTGAGCCCGAGCGCCACCCAGCCGGACCCGCCGGAGATGTCGGTCGCGGAGGCCGTCGACAGGTACCTCGCCAAGCGACAGACGGACTCGACGGCTCGGACGCTGCGGTCCTACCGGAGCCGGCTGGAGCTCTTCGCACAGTGGGCCGAGAAGAACGGGATCGAGCGAGTCGGGGATCTGACACCCTGGCACATCGACACCTACGATTTGACCCAGCGCGAGAGTGGCGCCGCGCCGACGACGATCAAGTCCCGGCTGTCGACGGTGAAGATGCTGCTCGAATACTGTGCGAGCATCGGCGCCGTCGACGACGATCTCGCGGAGAGCATCGATGTCCCGAACTTGGACCGGGCGGAAGAGCAGAGCGAGGAACGGCTGGCACCGGAGGATGCTGTGGCGGCACTCTCGTTCTTCCGGGATTCCCGCGCCTACTATGGGCGGCCGATGCACGCCTTCCTCGAGCTCGCCTGGCACACGGGCGCTCGGGTCGGAAGCATCCGGGGGATGGACCTGCCGGACTACCACCCCGACGAGCAGTATGTCGAAGTGGTCCACCGACCGAGTACGGGCACACCGCTCAAGAACAAGGGACAGGGTGAGCGGCGGATCGGGCTCTCCGACGCCGTCTGTGACGTTCTGGACACCTACATCGATCGTGAGCGGTGGGATCAGCGGGACGAGCATGGCCGGGAGCCGCTGTTTTGCGCTCGGCAGGGTCGCCCGTCGTTCACGACGCTACGGGCCTGGAGTTACAGAGCGACCCAGCCCTGTCTGTGGACAGAGTGCCCCCATGGGCGACACCCGGATACCTGCGAGTGGACCGAGCGGACCCACGTGAGCAAGTGCCCGTCGAGTCGGTCCCCCCACCGGATCCGAACGGGGAGCATCACCTGGCAACTCAACCGTGGTCTGGACATCGAGCTCGTCGGCGAGCGCGTCAACGCTTCGCCGTCAGTCATCCGGAAGCACTACGACCAGGCCACCGACGCCGAGGAGTTCGAGGAGCGCAGACGGGCCGCGGAGACGGCTCTGGACGTCGACGATTCGGACGACGAAGACGACCAGGAAGATGACCACAGCGAGGACGATTCAGCATGA
- the solA gene encoding N-methyl-L-tryptophan oxidase — MGHANEYDAIVLGVGAAGSAATYHLARRGTSVLGIDQFGVPNNRGSSRGFTRVINPAVREKPQYVQIIQRSLELWNELQERHPNQLICKTGALRGWTGPDYEGHRDSLEEAVELCESQGLPYEVLAGEEVERRFPGYDLSGDFRFLYQPDGGVLDVPECTIAHMNAAHDHGAEIRAHERVESWEPTDAGVRVRTTRGEYEAGKLLVTAGPWLSEVVSDLGDVTPRRAVMGWFRPEEPERFRQDTFPSFGWDTENGYFYGTPAYRIDGVKVGGATDFESETTVDPDGMDREVTREEEGMLRQFMEEHMPTAAGPTLRLTACMTTRAPDKQYVFDTYGEGSDVYVAGGFSGSGFMTASAVGEVGSKLVLGEATDVDLEPFRASRLSSAGPGVS, encoded by the coding sequence ATGGGACACGCTAACGAGTACGATGCCATCGTCCTCGGCGTCGGTGCAGCCGGGAGCGCCGCCACCTACCACCTCGCGAGACGCGGCACGTCGGTGCTCGGGATCGACCAGTTCGGCGTCCCGAACAACCGGGGGTCATCGCGCGGCTTCACGCGCGTGATCAACCCGGCAGTCCGGGAGAAACCCCAGTACGTACAGATCATCCAGCGGTCGCTCGAGCTGTGGAACGAACTCCAGGAGCGCCACCCGAACCAGCTCATCTGCAAGACGGGTGCGCTCCGGGGCTGGACCGGCCCGGACTACGAGGGCCACCGGGACTCCCTCGAGGAGGCAGTCGAGCTGTGCGAGAGCCAGGGACTGCCCTACGAGGTGCTCGCCGGCGAGGAAGTCGAGCGGCGGTTTCCCGGCTACGACCTCTCCGGCGACTTCAGGTTCCTCTACCAGCCCGACGGCGGCGTGCTCGACGTGCCGGAGTGTACCATCGCGCACATGAACGCCGCCCACGACCACGGCGCGGAGATCCGGGCTCACGAGCGCGTCGAGAGCTGGGAACCGACCGACGCCGGGGTCCGAGTCAGGACGACCAGAGGGGAGTACGAGGCGGGCAAGCTCCTCGTAACCGCCGGTCCCTGGCTCTCCGAGGTCGTCAGCGACCTCGGTGACGTGACCCCGCGGCGGGCGGTCATGGGCTGGTTCCGCCCGGAGGAGCCCGAGCGGTTCAGGCAGGACACGTTCCCCTCCTTCGGCTGGGACACCGAGAACGGCTACTTCTACGGGACGCCCGCCTACCGGATCGACGGCGTGAAGGTCGGCGGGGCGACCGACTTCGAGAGCGAGACGACCGTCGACCCCGACGGGATGGACCGCGAGGTCACGAGAGAGGAGGAGGGGATGCTCAGACAGTTCATGGAGGAGCACATGCCCACCGCCGCGGGACCGACGCTCCGGCTGACCGCGTGTATGACGACGCGAGCGCCGGACAAACAGTACGTGTTCGACACGTACGGCGAGGGCTCCGACGTCTACGTCGCGGGCGGGTTCTCCGGCAGCGGGTTCATGACCGCGAGCGCCGTCGGCGAGGTCGGGTCGAAGCTGGTACTCGGCGAGGCCACGGACGTCGACCTGGAGCCGTTCCGGGCCTCGAGGCTGTCGTCGGCCGGGCCCGGCGTGTCGTGA
- a CDS encoding RNA polymerase subunit sigma-24 gives MSAEQARLTAFERDDGDDNPDPDLSVLTEAELEVYHHVITGRAGARQYARETNRSPGTISNLLRRARDKLDDQEGVDV, from the coding sequence ATGAGCGCCGAGCAGGCCCGACTCACGGCCTTCGAGCGCGACGACGGCGACGACAACCCGGACCCGGACCTGTCGGTACTCACGGAGGCCGAGCTCGAGGTCTACCACCACGTCATCACCGGCCGGGCGGGAGCCCGGCAGTACGCCCGCGAGACCAACCGCTCGCCGGGGACGATCAGCAACCTGCTCCGGCGGGCCCGGGACAAGCTCGACGACCAGGAGGGCGTGGATGTCTGA
- a CDS encoding MgtC/SapB family protein has translation MVDPLTDPFQLVLVRIALAFGVGALIGLEREQSESGGTFAGSRTFPLFALLGALAGAFYPAAFPVLLLAVALPLTVAYGAKVAMEGDIGLTTLTAALLTVVLGALVTHSERGALVAVVVAGVVTVILAEKGAIHRFVDRIDEQERRASVTFVLVAFVVYPVLPDRAIPALFGLNPQFVWLMVVFVTGLSFAAYVLSRVLGARRGIAVTGIFGGFVSSTATTVSMAERATDSPVLYRVCAFATVVASIVMFPRALVEVAVVNRSLAPQVAAPLGLMTGVGVVVAAAVYWRAGAAETAGVDVENPFRLRPALFFGVVFAAVLLVSEQAHAWFGASGIYATAFLSGLADVDAITITLSRLSGDGAVSREVATTGIVVGAVANTLVKAGLTWALGTRKLALVVTAVLGVVSGVGLLYVFLV, from the coding sequence ATGGTCGACCCCCTCACGGACCCGTTCCAGCTGGTCCTCGTCCGCATTGCACTCGCGTTCGGGGTCGGCGCACTCATCGGTCTCGAGCGGGAACAGAGCGAGTCCGGCGGGACGTTCGCCGGGAGCCGCACCTTCCCGCTTTTCGCGCTCCTGGGGGCACTCGCCGGGGCGTTCTACCCGGCGGCGTTTCCCGTTCTCCTCCTCGCCGTGGCGCTCCCCCTGACCGTCGCGTACGGGGCGAAGGTCGCCATGGAGGGCGACATCGGGCTCACGACGCTGACCGCGGCCCTGCTCACTGTCGTGCTCGGTGCGCTGGTGACCCACTCCGAACGCGGCGCGCTCGTCGCCGTCGTCGTCGCCGGCGTCGTCACGGTGATCCTCGCCGAAAAGGGTGCCATCCATCGGTTCGTCGACCGGATCGACGAGCAGGAGCGACGGGCGTCGGTCACGTTCGTCCTCGTCGCGTTCGTCGTGTATCCGGTGCTGCCCGACAGGGCGATTCCGGCCCTGTTCGGCCTCAACCCCCAGTTCGTCTGGCTGATGGTGGTCTTCGTCACCGGACTGAGCTTCGCGGCCTACGTCCTGAGTCGGGTCCTGGGTGCCAGGCGCGGGATCGCGGTCACCGGCATCTTCGGCGGGTTCGTCTCCTCGACCGCGACGACGGTCTCGATGGCCGAGCGCGCGACGGACTCCCCTGTCCTCTATCGCGTCTGTGCGTTCGCGACGGTCGTCGCGTCTATCGTGATGTTCCCGCGGGCGCTCGTGGAAGTCGCGGTGGTCAACCGGTCGCTGGCCCCGCAGGTCGCCGCCCCGCTCGGTCTGATGACCGGCGTCGGCGTCGTCGTCGCGGCGGCCGTGTACTGGCGGGCGGGGGCGGCGGAAACCGCCGGAGTCGACGTCGAGAACCCGTTTCGGCTGCGGCCGGCGCTGTTTTTCGGCGTCGTGTTCGCCGCCGTGCTCCTGGTCTCGGAGCAGGCCCACGCGTGGTTCGGCGCGTCAGGTATCTACGCGACGGCGTTTCTCTCCGGGCTGGCCGACGTGGACGCGATAACGATCACCCTGAGCAGGCTGTCAGGGGACGGGGCCGTCTCCCGGGAGGTGGCGACGACCGGCATCGTCGTCGGCGCCGTCGCGAACACGCTCGTCAAGGCCGGGCTCACGTGGGCCCTCGGCACCCGGAAACTCGCGCTCGTCGTGACGGCCGTCCTCGGCGTCGTCTCCGGCGTCGGCCTCCTGTACGTCTTCCTCGTGTGA